In Daucus carota subsp. sativus chromosome 4, DH1 v3.0, whole genome shotgun sequence, one DNA window encodes the following:
- the LOC108203918 gene encoding uncharacterized protein LOC108203918 — translation MERFGINHRVATAYHPQTNGQAEVSNREIKRILEKVVSPSRKNWALKLDELVYGKACHLHAELEHKAYWALKKLNFDMTAAGEKRMLQINELDEFRLQAYENNKLYKEKVKRWHDRKLVQKEFLIGQQVLLYNSRLRLFPGKLKSRWSGPFTVKKVFPHGAIEIYETTPEESFKVNGQRVKPYFGGPVNRESVSTILTIF, via the exons ATGGAACGGTTTGGTATTAATCATAGAGTTgccactgcttatcatcctcaaacaaatGGGCAAGCTGAGGTATCTAATCGTGAAATTAAGCGAATCTTAGAGAAAGTTGTGAGTCCTTCGAGGAAAAATTGGGCATTGAAGCTTGATGAG TTGGTCTATGGAAAAGCATGTCATTTGCATGCAGAGTTGGAGCATAAAGCATATTGGGCTTTGAAGAAATTGAACTTTGATATGACAGCTGCTGGTGAGAAGAGAATGCTTCAAATTAATGAACTCGATGAGTTTAGACTTCAGGCGTATGAGAACAATAAGCTTTACAAGGAAAAAGTCAAACGATGGCATGAtaggaagttggtgcaaaaggagTTCCTCATTGGCCAACAAGTGTTGCTTTATAATTCTCGTCTCAGACTATTTCCGGGTAAGCTGAAATCTAGATGGTCGGGTCCTTTCACAGTAAAGAAGGTGTTTCCACATGGTGCCAtagaaatttatgaaacaacaccggaggaatcatttaaagtgaatggACAAAGAGTGAAGCCATATTTTGGAGGACCGGTAAATCGCGAGTCGGTAAGCACCATCCTCACTATTTTCTAA